From Cataglyphis hispanica isolate Lineage 1 chromosome 3, ULB_Chis1_1.0, whole genome shotgun sequence, a single genomic window includes:
- the LOC126859408 gene encoding putative ammonium transporter sll1017, protein MSSIFMDYDYDFDDYARSFNNNTTILPVHLHWNSLLRLILTILLRVGFVLVQVGSVPVNNINLILLQNVVDLCCVTVMYFLTGFLIAYNGDVAGLIGEGSWIGDPTIDRNEAIIGWQAVVIASAIYTSAIVGRLHTAGYLLVNILLSGLIQPLLIHWAWTAEGWMANNKLGGRIVGFKDYAGAGVVHIVGGFSGLIGCVVLGRRMLILRELDDASITTGSAGTVFGGLLLIFAGLQGLCMNTYDRDKFRIYMRDPSYAYINNLLAASSCTLFVVGLHFIFSRKTFNYWTVMRCVQGTIVGVVIVSAATTEYSPQIAIALGCLGGMAFYLISRQVFNSALEDYCNIIAIHLVCAILGSILAPLCAARTDEDIVTILWNFSWQLICLVALLALVGTTMSLIFGMLECCSILRNRSEILNHTRANAAINRGPARSFLQRLFFPDSGCLYLQPSLMFGTKDRPNVGSRSWKYQTEIDKLEERRPTGSKSNVNKIDDNVMKVQVPEPRVKKARQVHTLPGCTPVLIENQGGTGESINNDLSEIGRRQFLGKEIKYILDPIEEIDEEISKEFEIKESNAQHKIEEHNVSDKSSILTKNFNTKTTEPRDLNESNYQLRRTVKLMNLYHEFVKEDVKVVLGPKRMDSSSSDSCDEDTIFEKTSDLNEGYCNNDSLIYSVK, encoded by the exons atgtcatccATTTTTATGGATTATGATTATGACTTTGATGATTATGCTCGTTCCTTTAACAATAACACCACTATTTTACCAGTGCACTTGCATTGGAACTCGCTACTTCGCCTCATCCTGACGATTTTGTTACGCGTTGGCTTCGTCCTCGTGCAAGTTGGCAGCGTACCGGTCAACAATATCAATCTAATACTCCTTCAAAATGTGGTCGATCTATGTTGCGTCACCGTCATGTATTTCCTCACGGGCTTCCTCATCGCCTATAACGGCGACGTGGCTGGTTTGATCGGTGAAGGTTCCTGGATCGGTGATCCAACGATCGACAGGAATGAAGCGATCATCGGCTGGCAAGCGGTGGTGATCGCATCGGCGATTTACACCAGTGCTATCGTGGGTAGACTGCACACAGCGGGATATCTGCTGGTAAATATTCTCTTATCTGGTCTGATACAACCGTTGCTGATTCACTGGGCATGGACCGCCGAAGGATGGATGGCGAATAACAAATTGGGTGGAAGAATAGTCGGTTTCAAGGACTACGCTGGCGCAGGGGTGGTGCACATCGTCGGAGGATTTTCCGGCTTGATTGGATGTGTCGTTCTTGGCAGGAGAATGCTTATATTGAGAGAGTTGGATGATGCGAGTATTACCACAGGGTCCGCTGGAACCGTTTTCGGGGGTCTCCTATTAATATTCGCTGGACttcaa GGCTTATGCATGAACACGTATGACCGTGACAAATTCCGAATATATATGCGAGATCCATCGTACGCATACATCAACAATTTGCTAGCGGCATCCTCGTGCACGCTGTTCGTCGTGGGCCTGCATTTTATATTCAGCCGAAAAACCTTCAATTATTGGACCGTGATGAGATGCGTTCAAGGCACAATTGTCGGTGTAGTGATAGTATCAGCTGCGACGACCGAATATTCGCCGCAAATAGCTATTGCCTTGGGTTGTCTAGGAGGCATGGCATTCTACTTGATCTCCAGACAGGTTTTTAACAGCGCTTTGGAGGATTACTGCAATATCATAGCTATACACCTAGTTTGCGCAATTCTCGGTAGTATATTGGCTCCTCTCTGTGCTGCGCGCACCGACGAGGATATCGTCACGATATTGTGGAATTTCTCCTGGCAATTAATTTGTCTGGTCGCATTGTTGGCTCTGGTTGGTACGACGATGTCGCTAATCTTTGGCATGCTGGAATGCTGCAGTATACTTCGCAATAGGTCGGAAATTCTGAACCACACACGGGCTAATGCTGCCATCAATAGAGGTCCGGCGAGATCGTTTTTGCAGAGACTCTTCTTTCCTGATAGCGGATGCCTCTATCTGCAACCGAGTTTGATGTTCGGTACGAAAGATCGTCCAAATGTTGGTTCCAGATCTTGGAAGTATCAAACAGAGATAGACAAACTTGAAGAAAGGAGACCTACCGGGAGTAAATCGaatgtgaataaaattgaCGATAATGTTATGAAAGTTCAAGTACCAg aACCAAGAGTAAAGAAAGCAAGACAAGTGCATACTTTGCCTGGGTGTACACCTGTGTTGATAGAAAATCAAGGTGGCACTGGTGAATCGATTAACAATGATCTTTCGGAAATTGGAAGAAGACAATTTCttggaaaagaaataaaatatattctagatCCTATCGAAGAAATAGATGAGGAGATTTCGAAAGAATTTGAAATCAAAGAGAGTAACGCTCAACATAAAATTGAGGAACACAATGTTAGTGATAAAAGTTCAAtcttgacaaaaaattttaatacgaaaACTACAGAGCCGAGAGATTTGAATGAATCGAATTATCAGCTTCGGAGAactgtaaaattaatgaatctgTATCACGAATTTGTCAAGGAAGATGTGAAAGTCGTATTGGGACCGAAACGTATGGATTCTTCATCCAGTGATTCGTGTGATGAGGATACTATATTTGAAAAGACATCAGATTTGAACGAAGGATATTGCAACAatgattcattaatttatagcGTAAAGTAG